One genomic segment of Rhizobium sp. 11515TR includes these proteins:
- a CDS encoding SDR family oxidoreductase, with amino-acid sequence MTETSPDIDLNFPLSGKTALVTGGGSGIGAAVAAAFASKGAKVAVLDINVDMAKAKASEIGGGAEAFVCDVSDPASVSKAVSDVVSHFGGIDIAVNSAGVVFLAAAEDLPLDYWDKTININLKGTFLVTQAVGRAMIAAGKGGKIVNLASQAGTVAIEEHVAYCASKFGVIGMSKTFAAEWGKHGINVNTISPTIVLTELGKKAWAGEKGETAKKRIPTGRFAFPQEIAAAAVFLSSSGADMINGADLLIDGGYTIL; translated from the coding sequence ATGACCGAGACATCCCCAGACATTGATTTGAACTTCCCGCTTTCAGGCAAGACGGCGCTTGTCACAGGCGGCGGCTCCGGCATCGGTGCTGCGGTCGCGGCTGCATTCGCCTCCAAGGGCGCGAAGGTCGCGGTTCTCGATATCAATGTCGACATGGCGAAGGCCAAGGCATCAGAAATCGGCGGCGGCGCTGAAGCATTCGTCTGCGACGTGTCCGATCCGGCCTCGGTCAGCAAGGCCGTCAGCGATGTCGTATCGCATTTCGGCGGCATCGATATCGCCGTCAACAGCGCCGGCGTCGTCTTCTTAGCCGCCGCCGAAGATCTGCCGCTCGACTACTGGGACAAGACGATCAACATCAATCTCAAGGGCACGTTCCTCGTCACGCAGGCTGTTGGCCGCGCCATGATAGCCGCCGGCAAGGGTGGCAAGATCGTCAACCTCGCCTCGCAGGCCGGCACCGTCGCCATCGAAGAGCATGTCGCCTACTGCGCCTCCAAGTTCGGCGTGATCGGCATGTCCAAGACCTTTGCCGCCGAATGGGGCAAACACGGCATCAACGTCAACACCATCTCGCCGACCATCGTGCTGACCGAACTCGGCAAGAAGGCCTGGGCCGGTGAAAAAGGCGAAACCGCCAAGAAGCGCATCCCCACAGGCCGTTTCGCCTTCCCGCAGGAGATTGCAGCCGCCGCTGTTTTCCTCTCCTCGTCCGGCGCGGACATGATCAACGGCGCCGATCTGCTGATCGACGGCGGCTACACCATTCTTTGA